One Pochonia chlamydosporia 170 chromosome 5, whole genome shotgun sequence DNA segment encodes these proteins:
- a CDS encoding prion-inhibition and propagation domain-containing protein produces MAEPFGIVSGAVGVAAAFTACVDCFEYVQIGRHFGRDFQTDLLSLSCARLRLTRWGESVNIYHDPNLGKTNATAAETQLAKDALLQIIGLFAKTEEISKKYKSVAKPDDDLSTISLTEMDPPNVALQRKMRELAVKRQKGASFLKLTTWAIYRKADLRNLIDDITSLIENIERLFPAPKAQIALAQQEVAELGSKDSVALVENSAKSVDSLLESAAKEVLTGHQYLNVVVDGKAHAGDAYSGDWKGGAMGGSHKYDGVQVKGTAMLGNKYGGKDFWDD; encoded by the coding sequence ATGGCAGAACCTTTCGGCATTGTGTCCGGTGCAGTGGGAGTTGCTGCCGCATTCACGGCATGCGTCGACTGTTTCGAATATGTGCAGATTGGCCGCCATTTCGGGCGAGATTTCCAAACTGATTTGCTTTCCCTGAGTTGCGCGAGACTGCGTCTCACACGCTGGGGCGAGTCTGTGAATATTTACCACGATCCGAATCTGGGCAAGACCaacgcaacagcagcggAAACACAACTAGCAAAGGATGCGTTGCTGCAAATCATCGGCCTATTCGCCAAGACTGAAGAAATCTCGAAAAAGTACAAGTCGGTTGCAAAACCTGATGACGATCTCTCAACTATTTCTTTGACCGAAATGGATCCTCCCAATGTAGCGTtgcagaggaagatgagagaGCTGGCAGTAAAGCGCCAAAAAGGAGCCAGTTTCTTGAAGCTTACGACATGGGCGATTTATCGCAAGGCGGACCTTCGAAACCTGATTGACGACATCACCTCGCTAATTGAGAATATTGAGAGGCTATTCCCAGCACCGAAGGCGCAAATTGCTCTGGCTCAGCAAGAAGTTGCTGAACTTGGGAGCAAGGACAGCGTAGCGTTGGTCGAGAACTCAGCCAAGAGTGTGGACAGTCTGCTCGAATCCGCTGCAAAGGAAGTTCTCACTGGTCATCAGTACTTGaatgttgtggttgatgggAAAGCGCATGCTGGTGATGCGTACAGTGGTGACTGGAAAGGTGGTGCGATGGGAGGCTCTCACAAGTATGACGGCGTTCAGGTGAAAGGGACGGCGATGCTGGGGAATAAGTACGGCGGCAAGGACTTTTGGGATGATTGA